Within Mobula birostris isolate sMobBir1 chromosome 12, sMobBir1.hap1, whole genome shotgun sequence, the genomic segment AGAACTAGCAGACTTTGCAACGTCTTGTAGCGCTGCTGTACAACTGTTACACTATTCATACGGGTCGATGCCAGTGAGTGGGCGGAGGTCACGTTCGCAAACTGTACCCTCTGATTGTGATTTATTACCCCCGCCGTGCCGAAAACCCCTCTTAGACTGCCCAGAGCCACATACTCCCAAGGAGTTAGTGCGTGGCGCCTAGGCCTCCTTCGCGCAGAGGCCATTATAATTCAGCAGCAAACGTGTCGATATGTCGTGTATCTAAACTAATTAGTTTTGAGATGGAGTTTTGATTGAACTCTGGCAATCGATGCCGGTGTAAAATTTGTTTCTCGGTCTCCTTATTAAAAGCTATCTTAAGCGGGCAGCTTTACTGCAATGTGTCACCCGTCGATACTTTTAATAACAATTTAAGAGGCTATTTTCAATAACGTGGCGACAGCGAAGTAATACGTTCGACAGGACGAGGCGTCTCCTGCACGCTCGGCTCCTGACAGCTATGAATGGCGCATTCACAGGCATACATCTGGCGCGAAGTCGGGGGAGTGTTGGTGGTAGCCGTCGTAACTGGAGTAATAGTATTTTCATGCTTGGGCCTCTCCGTTCCCCGCACGACTCCCATCCCCGATGCTTTCCCTGCAGCTCACCGCTCTACAGTatcatgggggagggggaagggtggcGACGAAAGGCGGGCGCATTCTCTACCCTGCTGGCCAAATTCAGGTGTTGGCAACTGGCGGGGAAGTCATCCGCATTGGGGACGGGATCAGATGAACAAATATTTTTTATAGTGAGGCGGCGAAGGAAGAGAGACTGCTGGTATGAAGCCTAAGGGAGTTAGTTAGCCGCCAATTGATAGCGCCAGCACACCTCTCACAAAGCGGGTGTGGGGAGAGGAAATGATGATTATACTCGCTGTGATTTGGGAGGTTGCTCTATCAGGGCACAATCTCCTGGTCTTGGCTAGGATGATATCCAATAGAAACTAATTCAGCCCAGCCTGTTTTTATCCAAACCTTTGTTTTTAGAGTGGCCAAGGCTGTAGTTGGAGTCAAAAATAACTTATCTGTCTTTATTACACACTGTGTactgaggagctcagcagatccgtcaatggatgggaataaacagcccACCTTTCACCTAAGGGCCTTGCAGAAAGGTTGACAGTTTGTTTCAGTGggttgatgctgtctgacctgctgagttcctccacttcttggtgtgtattgctctaggtttccagcatcagtagtacctcttgtgtttatgattatcTGCCTGTATGTTCTCCCAGATAGATGGTTATTTTAAATCTGCAGGCGTCCTTCTGAAACGGGTTCTTCCTCCCCCTGTAGTTTTCGCAGTGACATTTATCACCTTCTCCAAACCAGCACCCTATCAATTTCAAACACCTTGAACCTGGTCTGTAGAAGCTCTCTCCCTTGTGATCCTGCTCTCATTAAGTTGGTTCAAGCATTGTTATGGAGTTAACTTGATTGCAAGTGTTCTAGATGTTTGAAGCTGAACTTGGAGGTTGGGGGGGTGAGGGCTGGGTAAGGGTAAtaaagctttttttttgtaaaacgTATCATTCTTTCAAATACACCAGTGATAATCTATGCAAAACACAAGGAGCTGTGGGagtatttctttccttttctcaGTGAACCCCTTTCTTTTGATTGTTACAGTCCAAGTGTAAAGTGTAACTCTTGCAACTCCTCTGCCTTTTTAGATTGTTTGGGAATAGCGGAGCGTGCAGTGCGTGCGGACAATCGATCCCAGCCAGTGAGCTGGTCATGAGGGCACAAGGCAACGTCTATCATCTCAAGGTAATAGTATCCGTCGGTGTTAAGGCATTTCATAGCTAATTAGCAAGGCAAATCTCCCTGTCAGTGCACAGTACTGCTGTTGTAATCTCTGCTTCCTTGGTGAGCTTTGAACAGTTCTATGGTATGTTGGTAGGAGTAGCTAAGATTGAATTCAGCAATACTCTAATTACTGCTGGGAAGACATGATTTGACTAAGCTGATTTATTCGTATGTCCATTTTCTATAAGTTAACCCTAATGCTACCCCACCTCACTTTACTGGAATAATCAGCATTACTTTCCTTCAATTTTAGTTTTATTTAATTCCATTTATATTACCCTTGCTATTTTACTTGACAAATTTCAGATTCCAGCTCTTCATTGGCTAAAGAGTGTTCTCCTGAATTTATGAGTCATGTCACTGATAtttatgacctctggttctggactctctaATGacattgaaaatggtgtcacttTCCTGTCTCCAGTGCTTTACCTGTGCCACCTGCCGAAATCGTCTTGTCCCCGGAGACAGGTTTCATTATATCAACGGCAGTTTATTCTGTGAACATGACAGACCCACGTCCCTTATCAATGGACACTTGAATCCGCTTCAGAGCAATCCTCTACTATCTGACCAGAAGGTAAGCAGCTTCTGGCCCATCTTTCGATTCTGtactcttctgttacaccgctTTGAATTTCATTTGCATTTATTGTGAGCGCAACTTGGGCATGCCATGAAATACATTGAAATGAGCGCTATGGTGATGGCAAATAACAGAAACAAACTTGGTGCTGAATAGAATTAAGATTGCTGTTTTGGTTGTACACTGAGGCTGTTGAAAAGGCATAGTGATATCCATGTTTTGTAGTGTGATCTgccttttcagtaacattggcaTAGTTCTCTAGGATACAGTAACAACACTGTGTATcaattttatttcctttttttcttgctgtattacaatcagaatcaggtttaatatcactggcatttgtcatgaaatttgttgttttgtgacggtaaaaaattgcaatacataataataaaaaaactagaaattacaataagatatatatatatatataattaaatcaaATAAGTGGTTTAAAAAGTgatcaaagaaaagaaaaaggaatAGTGAATCATGTacttgggttcattgtccatttataAATCTGGTGatggaagggaagaagttgttcttgaaaccttcagtgtgtgtcttcaggatttTGGTGAAACAATTTGTCTTAGGTTATTATTGTTTCCGAATATTTTATGTTCTttcaaagtaataaataaatgttCATCTTGGCTTTCCCAATCAAACCTGCATCACTTTTAGCCACCACTTGCTGGTGGGTTGAATGTGTTTGAACCTGACATAGTTTGGTGTATGTGCTTTTAAACATTCAACACAAGTTTGGTCCATGCATGCTCTATCGCCAAATATCCCAGTTTACCTACTGTTCCAATGTGCTTTCAAAGCAATACAGAGATACCGTGAACAGATGTCCACTGATCTTAGGTAGGAagacatgccctcatctcattgctactatcagggaagaggtacagcaacctgaagacacacatcaaTGCTTCAACAGTCCAATTGGAAGTATAATGTGCTGAAGAACTTTTCAGCTGAGCAAGCAGAGGGGTTGGTGCTCGCATCAGAAAATTGTTTAGTATCATTGGCAAATGTAAAACtggtttgttttgtggcagaagtacattgcaatacataaaactataattacagtatatacatatatttaaattaggtaagaaatgaaaaaaagagcaaagaatagtgaggtactgttcatggattggttcattgtccgttcagaaatctgatggcagaggggaaggatctgtaccttctccctgatagtagcaatgagatgagggcatatcctgggtggctgggtccttagtgatggatgccacctttttgaggcatgtcCTTTTACAGGTATCCTCGAGGgtgcggaggctagtgcccatgacggagcttGCTCggtttgcaaccttctgcagctttatcTGGTCCTGCAGCAAGGCAGGGAGATAGGTAGCTAATGGTTCCTACCTCTCTTAAAGTTTCTTGTGTTGACTCCAACATAAGCTTACACAGCTAGAAGAGCACATTACAGACTCAGTGTAACAAAAAGTGCTGTGTTATCTTGCCCTTTATTGATTTTACATTCTTTTCTGATCTGAGTATCTTCTCAGATTCATGAGGAGCCATTATTCCTCATTAACtattgcaaaatattcatttgttGCACATTGTCTGTCTTTGATTAAAGGAAGGGAACTTCCTTTACACAGGATTAATAGTCATTATGCAACATTAATGCTACTTTACATACCAGAGTATCACAattatttctttgtttcatgccCTGCCTTGTCCTCGTTATCGCCCTTTCGTATCAGCTTGCCATACGGTTCCTACACCCAGTGAACCTAATACTAATAGATAAAtttctttattattgtcacttataatcacagtacagtgaaaaacttgactTGTATATGGTTCATGGGGATTAATTGAATACGACAGTGTGTGGAGGTAGTGCAAGGTTaaaaaataacagaatgcagaataaggtgtcATAGAGAGAAAGTGTGGTGCAAGTAGATAGTTAAGTGTAAGGTTATAATCATAAgacaaggagcagaattaggccattcagcccatcaagtctgctccaccattctataatCTCtgaatttattatccttctcaacctcattctcctgcctcctcctcataatttttgacacccttactaattaataaCAAAGTAGCACTCCATGACCTAGCCTTTGTTATTGCCTGATTCTCAATTCAATCTGTATTGGTATTGAATAATTTTATATTCTGCAATAATTCAAGCCCTTCGTATTCTTTTCACACACTGGTTCGGGTGCCACATTATCTGCAAAAGTTTCCTCTTGTCCGTTAAGACTATGACAGCCACAGCCTGTAGTGCAATCTTAAGCTATGATCTTGGTCCAGCCATCACTCCAGGTAGGTAAAGGACACAGTTTGGTCAGGAGTATATGCGAGATAGGGAAGCAGGGATATAAAACTCCTTCATGGACTTCCACCAACCCCTCCAAACCTCTTTTTAAACAAAGCATGAGAGGCTAAGGATATAAGTACAAATGCCCCTTCTGTTTCATTTCACCCTCACTAAAGTGTCAAGGGCAGATGTGTGTACATTGCCCAAATCTAATTTCCTCCAAATGGGGGCCAAGTTTGAAGGTTGAACCCAATTAAATGCTGACAGAAAGTGAATGTAACCTGTGTCATTGTAGTTCCAATGACTTGGTAGCCATTGGTTTAACCCTGTATACTTAATCCCCTACATTATAATTTCCCAGATGTTCCCATTCTTATTGCTAAGAGGCGTGTGGCTTGGTTCTAATATTGTTCTGTGCTCGGTACGGAATTAAAAGCATGTGatgtgctctcttctctctgctaatGAGCTTCAGTTGGAGGTGTTTATACATTTCAGTCTCAGGAAAGTGTTTTTTCACTCCGTATACTCTACAGAAGTATGCGCTGTGTGGCAATTGGAAGGAGAATGAGACTATGTGCAAAATTGGTCCCTGACTGAGGATTCTGGTTCAAGGTAGATGTGGTCTTGGTGAAGATTGAGGTGTTAGGATCTTTCTGTGCTCCTGCCTTCTGTCTTCAGATCTCTCAGTATCTGCTGCAGCAGATGAGACATTGGGTATTGAGTGAATCAAGGTATGTGGGTATTGAGTGATCGAGGAATTAGTCCAAGAGAGTGGTGCTAAGGCAACAGATCAACTCTGactttattgaatggcagaatagacacaaagggcagaatggcctgctgTTTTCTATGATCCAGTGCAGGCAGTAGAAGTATGCATACATAATGAAAGTGGTCAGTACATTTCACCACAGTGCTGGGAAGGTTAATTGAGTGGAATTTTAACAAGTGTTAAACAGATGGGATTTTTCTTTAAGTAGCAAAGCATCAACAGCTCTGTGGCAAATGCAGCCTGCAGTTGAACTTGTTTTCTCAACACCCTCAATTTTCCTGGTGAACGGTCTCGGCTCCAAACGTGGactgtttatttttctccatggatgctgtcggacctgctgagttcctccagcattttgtgtgcgttaccctCAATTTTAACCTTTTATGCTATGGGAGTGTTTAACTTAAAAGAAAAGATACTCTTGTTAATGTTAAAACTGTTTGAAGTCCTACAAGCTGCACTTTTTTGTTAATGACAggcctttttttttcaaatggaCAGACTATTGCCAAGGACAAAAAATGTGCCTGACAAGTTTACGTTTAAAGAAAAATGCAAAACATTTCCATTAAAATGGCATAATTGGTGTTGTCTCTGTCGATAGTGGCCGACATTTGATGTTCATTTATTAAATAGGCGCTAGGCTGCTCCCTAATCTCTTTGTTCAAAACAGACAAATTACCTTTCTCACACTGTGGTCAAACTCAGGGGAATTAAAGCTCAATGCCTCAGCTAGTTTAATTAGCCTGCGAGTGGGGGGTTGCAAATTACTAATGCACCTCGGGCTTTTAGTGGCTTGATGAAAGGGTAAAAAAGAAAAATGCACTAAACTGTTAAAAGTTTTTAACCCATGAGAACTCAAGGCAGGACTTGTctctttttaaattaattttgtaTTTAGTTAACCCTTTGGATATTTGCTGGAAGGCAATTACCCTTCCAATGACTATGGCAGTGTTGTTTTCGAATGTATTTGGTTAACCATTACAGTATTGTGGAGGCAAACCTCTCAGAGAATGCTTGCAATATTTGTGCCTTTTATCTCCTTTCCATTGTAAGTGGTTGCAGTCTGTGAATTCATTGATAGGGCAATGTTTTAAATCTAGTCTGTTTCGGGGCCCCCTCTGTTTACTCGGGAAATCAAATCAAGGTCTCCATTTTGCAGTTATCCTTTGGCTGGCACCTTTATCTGACATTGGGGTGAGCGGGGAGGGTAGATGGAAGCTTTCCATTTTATTTGACGTACATCAGCTGATTTCAAAATGGAACGATTTAAGTAATGCAGAATTTAAATCCATTTAGTCAGAAGCTGCCCTGAATAAACGTTGCGGGAGCCTGAATGTTGTGTTCTGGCTGCAACTTCTAAAGTCTATTTGAAAGCTGGGATTAAGGTAATGGAGATGTTTACTTCGATATGCGGCTCACTCAGTAGTGGCACTTTCGGTTGAGTGAAATCGGTCATCTTGGTTGCCCCTGGCTCAAACAAACGGGCTCTGATGAAAGTAGAagaaaaacaaacacaagcgGAAAAATGCTTGAAGCACAGATCAGCTGCAG encodes:
- the LOC140205759 gene encoding LIM domain transcription factor LMO4.2, translated to MVNNGNSQTPTAGVNRAGLAWKTCAGCGGKIADRFLLYTMDSYWHSRCLKCSCCHAQLGEIGTSCYTKSGMILCRNDYIRLFGNSGACSACGQSIPASELVMRAQGNVYHLKCFTCATCRNRLVPGDRFHYINGSLFCEHDRPTSLINGHLNPLQSNPLLSDQKVC